The Rhizophagus irregularis chromosome 14, complete sequence DNA window TAAAATCAAGAAACCTCGAAATCAACTGTTAATGGAACCTATTGGATACggtaaataacttttaaaatatactgtatatatatatatctgatatgtatatatttatttattttttataataaattagaaaacttACAGGAATCGGATAATTCaaagtagaaatattaaatgaactAATGGTTTAATGTCCGGTTTCATCACGCCgtaattgaaattataaagattttagAATGTAattatatctctttttttacataaataaaaatttttgaaacaaaaaattcaaaacgCGATTTCAGGATCGACAACTATTAAGGACTTCTAAAAAAGGCTTCACTGTTCATTTTTCTGTACAACAGatagtatattaataaattgtgcgtcataaaatttaaatcatgcGGAGATTGCGAAAATTGAATCCCAAGATTACagaaatttacttataaatattgtataattataattcgTAACCGAACGATTATAGAAAAACGATAGTTTGTTACAATTCTTCTGAAAAAtttctagttttttttttggaaagtacattatttgtaaaatatgtcAAGAAATGACGTTTATTTGGGGGGCATGGGGTGACTGTCATGCTTTTCACCTTTCTTTTTATCCCTGATTTAGTTAGTAAACCCATTTATGGGCATCATTATGAGAGATAATTAATGAATTCACTCTCAAAATGACGTTTCTctatttatattctaattattttaataatagaaaaagatACATATTACCTGTTACTGgaagtacaaaaaaaagggGGTTGAACTTTGAACTTTTGAACCTTCTTTGTGCATTAAATATTAGAGCACCCCATAACTcctaattgaaatttaaagaaaacatGTCCTCCCGTACACCACAATTTACGTAACTAACCACCGCAGTTACTTGGCGTAATTTATCGTCAAACTTTCTCGATATTACAATGCATCCATGTTAaactatttaaagaaatagaatGTAAGGaggttatataaataaagcctctttatattaatgaaaggATCGTGCTAactaataaagtaattatttatttatatgtaaatccTTTCcataatttgttatatttttattaaaatggaatAACTGCCacatgtatatattttaatgtaaaactTTATCCTCAGTCtccaggaaaaaaaaatctcttttttctcaaaaaatttgtttagttttttttttttttaataatgacaACTATTTTCAAAGTAACATATAAACCACCACCATTGGAAGTTTTAAATCAATTGGTAAATTTACCACCAATACCACTTCCAATTTCTCCACCAAATTTAACGATAACTAGacgattaatatttaaaagtatacCTTCAACTTCTTTTTCTCCTACTTCATCACCCACAACTTTTTCAATTGTAATAACAAGTGTAAAACCAACATGGGATCAACTTAGTACTAAAATTCGGTCCCAATTTAATATACctgcaaattttaaatttggttTAACTTATTTGAATTCAGATAATaacgaaattattatttcttctcaaaaagaattaaataattatttttttcaacataaagatgatgaattatcaaaaaaatttgattgttataaatttagtttgttgattttttctcctcttgaagaagaaaataatatgaaaattcatgaaaaaaattttgactaTTTAGAACAAGATGGTCAGCTGAATGTTGAAGTATATGATGTATATGATGAcgattatgatgatgattatgattatgGTTATGATAACGAAGATTACGTAAATAGTTGTTCtcaacaataaataattttgtattaaatttacctgtaattcttatttctttaatataatagtttttaatttattatttagtaatttaatatttcgcTTTAAAATTTGGGAGTTTTAATTTTGATGTttttatttcactttttttttgatttttatattattattattatatatcaatgAGGCGttagatttagattttttttgttttaattcaCATAGTAATAAAAAGAGATTTAAAAGGAAACgatattataagaaattaatattgatcGATCATTCTTTAAATTACGAGTTCCATAATAAACATTGACCTTCGGTTTTTGTTTGATACTTTGATTTTTAGGACCAAAAACAGACTTTTCTTTATGATAGGAATTTAAATTTGTAGGGCATAATATATACGCGCGCGTAACTAAACTTTTGATTTAACTCTAACTTCTGCTATACCATCAgaatctattatattaaaatctctTATACGGGGAGATTTCCAATATGATCATAAGTTTTATTTGCATATCTCTTCATTAGCAACATGTTTTCTTATTACTTAACTGATGTTTTATTCAACATAAGAGCATCTTCAATATCATAACTTAAAAAACTCATAACTGCAACTATAGCAATTTGCCTTATACCTggtaatttatcatattccaCTAACTCTatggtttttattttaaccatAAGTTgctgtaaataaataaacaataatatatcAATTCTTCTTAATTGATTATATGCTATAGCACCAATAGCTTGTTTACCCATAATacattaattgtattttatattttttcattaattatcaactctatttctttaattttatccaataGTTCTTTATACCTTTTCTACTTAAAAAATAGCAGTTTAACTATTTCACCAATATATGATTCAGGTTCTTGCAAAAGCTATAGTTTAAGAAATCAAATTTTTGCTTTCAATACATTTTTCTGTACTTCCAAAtaccttaaatttttataattattagctctatttcttcaatttttatcTGATagtaattttctaataaattattaattataggtAGAAAAGAATAAGTTGTAAATACTTTTTGTTTACTaatctaaaatttaatttattattaaatgaaattgaatttcttttaatatttaaatattttaattttttattaatatctacTAAAGTTCTTTATtgaatagtttatttaatttattatgatatatacagtacttaattcgtgatccgtcTCCAAACCAGTGAAATCTACTAATACATTTTGGGgaattattttgcaaattaatttagtGGGAAATTCAGATAAGAGCAATAGATATAGCACGCAGGAAATGTGAAATGAACTTACAAATTATTAGAGAAAAGTAGTTTAGAAGAACTGCAAAATTACTAGATACACCACTCAATATAGTACGACCTGtgtttaatagaaataaataattttaatacttttttttttgttttttcttatttataacctttaaataaattatttaccagcaaataaataacattttaataaaaaaatatcaattttgtGATTGTCACACCTCTTGTATTGAATAATTATGGCATTTTTAAAGGCCGGAATCCAGCGTcgctaaagaaaaaattttttaactaatcgttcaatgtaaaaatttttgatggaTCCTGATTCCCTCGGTTTTAAGCAATTGGTTATACTATTTTTCAGCCGGGTTGTAATACAAATTTGGCTGGTTACTTTTTAGGCAATATCGCCAATTTGTATAACAACGTAGCCTTAAATGGCAAGTATATGTTGATCAAACttgtgatattaatatttgacgATGCAAATTTATCATTCAATATACCCagaacattattatataacacttaaaaaaaaaaaaattctgggcGAATCAGCTCAAAAGCCatttaagttataattaatttgtaaaaccAGTTCCCCgaaatttattagtagtttTCACTGGTTCGGAGatggatcacgaattaaataattttatataatccatatatataaataaaatactttactAATTCaaacaaaacattttttaatatatttataataattaatggatttaataaaataccagaatatataaatgtaaaggacttttaatattctatttatttaatagcaatttttatttaaaaaaatattaaataattaatattaatttaaagatttagaaatattatattgcacaattttatatttatccttattcttcattcaataatttaattattatggtttaatatttatataatatatatagtattgtaatatataaatctttaaaatcatttttgttttttttttactactttatcaatatataatttaaattttgcaaaagttgtaatttttctttaatcaattaaattttttcattaattgacCAATAAGAATCATATTGGAATTATTATCTGTTGTATAGtaagaattttttcaataaatttttactaatatataatttaattaagcaATTCAACAATATTATTTGCAATATTTCCGATTGCAAAAAGCATTATTTCATACAATTGAAATTcgaattttcttaatatataatattaattaagcAATTGACAATATTATTTGCAATATTTGATTGCAAGTATTATTTCATACAATTGAaatgaattttctataaatgaatatatattatttctaaatagCTACTTTGATTTCTAGCTGTTTAcaaatttatagttaaaaaacatgaaattacttcttccattttattaatcaaaattttttttgtttgattatATCCTTTAGCTAAAAgtttttgcattattttttacttagcAGTTaggaattaataattataattaaatttataaatgaatttaataaaactttcatAAATACTAATAGATCTAAGGTTACTTGTCTAAaccttttcaaaattttacaattagttTCTCcgaaattttactatagttttattataatttcagcaaggtttcagcagtttcagcatttataataagtttcgtcaGGTTTCACTTTTCTCCAGAGTTTCGCCAacttttaataagacttttatATAGTTTCGGTAAAGTTTCACCATTTCGGCATTTTGCCAACTTGCCAAAATCCCCTAGTTTCTCCAACAACCTTAAATAGGTTATTAATCTTTTACTAAAATtcctataaatttttaattacagcAGTTTTTAATAGTTGgattagtttaaaatatataaatgatagtttgttagtttctttttttatttttttccatttcttgcatttttcttttataaatttcttctgTTATATTATACTTACAAGTTAAatgtacaataaaatttttattgaattattaatttctattatatgATTACACTTTTtcatttgacaatttttttatatagtagtattaaataatttaatcaaaataaaactatatCCAACTGTTTTCAGATGGCAAtgcatttgaaattaaaaaagttcaatatttttttagattaattttaagtagtttactatagatttattattattaggatttttattaattaatctaaaatattatataatataacttaaatctttctctttttttccatttatgGAGAAATTAGATAGCAAAATACTATTTGAAGATATTCAAATCCATAATAGTTTGGATcagaataaaaatgaataaataatgtaataaatgcaTCTGATAATAAAACTTCAGATGGTATAGTAAATTGgaatttttatagaataatattattgatatacaTAAGtataaatcttattattaattgatattttatgattatatatgCATTTCTTCTTAGTAACtggtttttcttttttttttgctcttATTAGAAGTTGCTGAACTGGTGATAAATGAATTACTGATTTGCCTTTTtgtacttttttaattataagtttagtaaatttagtttataaaaataaagctttttgttttagtttaatttaattaataaaaaaattagcagtttatacttttttcctagttttttttttttcttatacttttattttaattaagtaTCAGGTTGCTATAAATAgatcttttgtaaaaaatgaTACTAATTGTAATTGATATAATAGCTAACTAAAAATTActgaatttagtaaatttttattattattatcattatcttaatttattgaaaacttatatttgttatattatctattagctgattttattattctaaaactttttaaaagattttagtaaaattttcaaatttattttttctataataatattaaattaacaataattttttaatataattatattaataaattattttttatttatattatattattatattatttatctatttatatt harbors:
- a CDS encoding DNA-directed RNA polymerase III core subunit ret1, whose protein sequence is MGKQAIGAIAYNQLRRIDILLFIYLQQLMVKIKTIELVEYDKLPGIRQIAIVAVMSFLSYDIEDALMLNKTSVK